From a region of the Paenibacillus sp. FSL R10-2734 genome:
- the dapA gene encoding 4-hydroxy-tetrahydrodipicolinate synthase has protein sequence MDFGRLITAMVTPFDGDGEINWDVTSQLVDYLIEEQKSETLIVCGTTGESPTLSDEEKLQLFSFVLEKANGRCKIIAGTGSNNTKHSIHLTKEAEKIGVDGVLLVVPYYNKPNQEGLYQHFSAIAAETSLPVMLYNVPGRTGVSMSVATTLRLAEISNIVATKECASVDQVTLIASACSDDFRVYTGDDSAGLASLAVGGYGIISVASHVVGAQMSEMIYAYTSGNVQRAGEIHRQLFPIFKGLFECPQPLPNPSAVKYALGLKGLPVGGVRLPLISPTEAEAAFIEALFH, from the coding sequence GTGGATTTCGGAAGATTAATAACAGCCATGGTAACCCCCTTTGACGGGGATGGAGAAATCAACTGGGATGTAACTTCACAGCTTGTCGATTATTTAATTGAGGAACAGAAATCAGAGACATTGATTGTCTGTGGCACGACTGGTGAGTCTCCTACGTTAAGTGATGAGGAGAAACTACAGCTGTTTTCTTTTGTACTAGAGAAGGCAAATGGACGCTGCAAAATCATCGCTGGAACTGGCAGTAATAACACGAAACATTCTATTCACCTCACGAAGGAAGCTGAGAAAATAGGTGTGGATGGCGTGCTTTTGGTCGTTCCGTATTACAATAAGCCTAATCAGGAAGGGCTTTATCAGCATTTCTCCGCGATTGCTGCGGAGACTTCATTACCGGTGATGCTGTATAATGTTCCAGGTCGTACAGGTGTTAGTATGAGCGTGGCGACAACCCTTCGTCTTGCTGAAATTTCGAATATCGTTGCGACAAAAGAATGTGCATCTGTCGATCAAGTTACGCTTATTGCTTCAGCATGTTCAGATGACTTCCGTGTCTATACTGGTGATGATTCAGCGGGGTTAGCTAGTCTAGCCGTTGGAGGATACGGAATTATCAGTGTAGCCAGCCACGTGGTTGGTGCGCAGATGTCAGAAATGATCTATGCATACACGTCAGGAAACGTTCAGCGAGCGGGAGAGATCCATCGACAATTGTTCCCAATTTTCAAGGGATTGTTCGAATGTCCACAACCTCTGCCGAATCCTTCCGCGGTTAAATATGCTTTAGGTCTGAAGGGGCTGCCTGTTGGAGGCGTCAGATTGCCGCTTATTTCACCTACGGAAGCCGAGGCGGCCTTTATTGAGGCACTATTTCACTAA
- the dapG gene encoding aspartate kinase, whose amino-acid sequence MGILVQKFGGTSLSTPQAREHVIRNVKRELASGYSLVIVVSAMGRRGEPYATDTLLDWAVQNGDSLPDREKDLLMCCGEIISATTLCGLLENEGIASTVLTGAQAGFMTDNNYGNARILDVRPERILRELREDKVVIVTGFQGQTEAGDLTTLGRGGSDTSATALGAALHADMVDIYTDVNGILTADPRIVEDAKPLTYVSYTEICNMAHQGAKVIHPRAVEIAMQAQIPVRVRSTFSENEGTLVTNPEGFNDIQAGGIVDRFVTGIAYVSNVTQISVECPDGNGTGVQLQIFKSMADNGISVDFINVTPTEAIYTVFDDKSEKAISALQQLGLRPKSLSGCAKVSVIGGGINGVPGIMARIVEALSTQNIQILQSADSNTTIWVLVKKEDMVQSLRSLHAMFELHR is encoded by the coding sequence ATGGGTATTCTGGTACAAAAATTCGGAGGAACATCACTCTCAACACCACAAGCTAGAGAACACGTAATTCGTAATGTCAAACGGGAGCTCGCAAGCGGCTATAGTTTGGTCATTGTTGTTTCGGCTATGGGCCGACGCGGAGAGCCTTATGCAACAGATACTCTGCTGGATTGGGCCGTGCAGAATGGGGATTCACTCCCAGACCGTGAGAAGGATCTTTTGATGTGCTGTGGTGAAATTATCTCTGCTACTACACTTTGTGGGCTGCTGGAGAATGAAGGCATTGCTTCTACGGTATTAACGGGAGCTCAGGCTGGTTTCATGACAGATAATAACTATGGCAATGCAAGAATTCTAGATGTTCGTCCTGAACGTATTCTCCGCGAACTGCGTGAAGATAAAGTGGTTATAGTGACGGGATTCCAGGGACAGACTGAAGCCGGTGATTTGACGACTTTGGGTCGGGGCGGAAGTGACACCTCTGCAACTGCACTGGGTGCTGCTCTTCATGCAGATATGGTAGATATCTATACAGATGTTAACGGGATTCTTACAGCAGATCCGCGGATCGTTGAAGATGCTAAACCGCTAACTTATGTTAGTTATACAGAAATTTGTAATATGGCTCATCAAGGAGCAAAAGTGATTCATCCACGTGCGGTTGAGATTGCTATGCAGGCACAAATTCCAGTACGCGTTCGTTCAACATTTTCTGAGAATGAAGGTACGCTGGTTACGAATCCCGAAGGATTCAACGATATTCAGGCTGGTGGCATCGTAGATCGCTTCGTGACAGGAATTGCTTATGTCAGCAACGTCACACAGATTTCTGTGGAGTGCCCAGACGGAAATGGTACGGGCGTTCAACTGCAAATTTTCAAAAGCATGGCCGACAACGGAATAAGCGTTGATTTTATTAATGTTACACCTACAGAAGCTATTTATACTGTGTTCGATGACAAATCAGAAAAGGCCATTTCTGCTCTCCAGCAATTAGGCTTGCGTCCTAAAAGTTTATCTGGTTGCGCAAAAGTTTCCGTTATTGGGGGCGGAATAAACGGTGTGCCTGGTATTATGGCTCGGATCGTTGAGGCGCTTAGCACACAAAATATTCAGATTCTCCAATCCGCAGATTCAAATACAACGATTTGGGTGCTGGTGAAGAAAGAAGATATGGTGCAGTCTCTGCGTTCGCTGCACGCTATGTTTGAATTGCACCGCTGA
- a CDS encoding dipicolinate synthase subunit B, translated as MDWHGKTVGYAITGSHCTFAEVMPQIQRFVDGGANVVPIVSASVLGTDTRFGTSQNWLKQLKDITGNDIISTIVEAEPLGPSKLLDVLTIAPCTGNTTSKLANAMTDSPVLMAAKSQMRNGRPLVLAISTNDGLGLNAANIAKLLVAKHIYFVPFGQDNPEGKPNSLVARMDLIPEACYSALQGKQLQPMIVEKFHSV; from the coding sequence ATGGATTGGCACGGAAAAACAGTAGGGTATGCGATTACCGGATCTCACTGCACATTTGCGGAGGTAATGCCGCAAATTCAACGCTTTGTAGATGGAGGAGCAAACGTAGTACCCATAGTTTCGGCATCTGTACTAGGGACCGACACCCGCTTTGGAACATCGCAAAATTGGCTAAAACAGTTGAAAGATATAACAGGTAATGATATCATTTCTACAATTGTTGAAGCGGAGCCTCTGGGTCCTTCCAAGCTGCTGGATGTGCTTACGATAGCACCTTGTACTGGAAATACAACAAGTAAATTGGCAAATGCCATGACTGATAGCCCAGTGCTCATGGCTGCAAAATCGCAGATGCGCAATGGACGACCGCTTGTTCTGGCGATTTCAACCAATGACGGTTTGGGTCTTAACGCCGCAAATATTGCAAAGCTTCTAGTGGCCAAACATATTTACTTTGTGCCATTCGGACAGGATAATCCTGAGGGCAAACCAAACTCGTTAGTAGCGCGTATGGATCTTATCCCAGAAGCTTGCTATTCCGCTTTGCAAGGTAAACAACTACAGCCGATGATTGTCGAAAAGTTTCATTCCGTCTAG
- a CDS encoding ATP-dependent Clp protease proteolytic subunit: MNYMNGSNGPKNEEVVPGEVNPSTNENMPPTTMGALKELGQTTVPSGEPDIFCITIIGQIEGHIVMPPQNKTTKYEHIIPQLVAAEQNKNIKGLLIILNTVGGDVEAGLAIAEMISSLSKPTVTVVIGGGHSIGVPIAVSSTYSIIAESATMTIHPIRMNGLVIGVPQTFEYMEKMQERVVKFVTTHSRISEDQFRDLMFKTGELNRDIGTAVGGLDAVKFGLMDEVGGIGTALAHLNRMIGGDFSAAPTAAISGGLTQ, from the coding sequence ATGAACTACATGAATGGATCAAATGGACCAAAGAATGAGGAAGTTGTCCCTGGAGAGGTAAATCCGAGTACAAATGAGAATATGCCGCCCACTACTATGGGGGCATTGAAGGAGCTTGGACAAACAACGGTTCCTAGTGGAGAACCAGATATCTTTTGCATAACGATCATCGGTCAAATTGAAGGGCACATTGTAATGCCTCCTCAGAACAAAACAACAAAATACGAGCATATCATTCCGCAGCTAGTGGCAGCTGAACAGAATAAGAATATCAAGGGTCTGCTAATTATTTTAAATACTGTAGGTGGAGATGTAGAGGCTGGTCTTGCGATTGCCGAAATGATTTCTTCACTTTCTAAACCAACGGTAACGGTGGTTATTGGGGGTGGTCATAGTATTGGTGTGCCGATCGCAGTATCCTCTACGTATTCGATTATAGCGGAAAGTGCAACGATGACGATTCATCCAATTCGTATGAATGGCTTAGTAATCGGAGTGCCGCAGACGTTCGAATATATGGAGAAAATGCAGGAACGCGTAGTTAAATTCGTTACTACTCATTCGCGTATTTCTGAAGATCAATTCCGGGACCTCATGTTTAAGACAGGTGAACTCAATCGTGATATTGGAACAGCCGTCGGGGGACTCGATGCCGTTAAATTTGGTCTCATGGATGAGGTGGGCGGCATAGGAACGGCCTTAGCGCATCTTAACCGCATGATCGGTGGAGATTTCTCTGCAGCACCTACAGCAGCGATTTCGGGAGGGCTTACCCAATGA
- a CDS encoding ribonuclease J, whose product MSKKNNNDKLMIFALGGVGEIGKNMYVIQYGADIVVVDSGLKFPEEDMLGIDIVIPDISYLTENRDKVRGIVLTHGHEDHIGGLPYVLKNLNVPVYGTRLTLGLVENKLKEANLLGDTKRILIHEDSEIQLGNSLKATFFRTNHSIPDSVGVCIETPEGNVVHTGDFKFDHTPVNGQFANLHRMAEIGQKGVLALLSDSTNAEKPGFTPSEKNVGIVLEDIFRKAEQRVVVATFASNVHRIQQVVNAAESTGRKITVIGRSMVNVVSIASELGYLNVPDGMLIEPEEMNRMAANRVVVLCTGSQGEPMSALTRMARSSHRKVDILPGDTVIIAATPVPGNEKYVGRTIDELFRLGANVIYSGSNSGVHVSGHGSQEELKLMLNLMKPKYFIPIHGEYRMQRKHALLAESVGVDSQNIFITEIGEIVEIQGGAARKAGKVTAGNVLIDGLGVGDVGNIVLRDRKLLSQDGILVVVVTLSKQNGAIVSGPDIISRGFVYVRESEGLLDEANRIVSSTLQRLMSEKVNEWASLKTSVKDSLGRFLYEQTRRRPMILPIIMEV is encoded by the coding sequence TTGTCCAAAAAAAACAACAACGATAAATTGATGATTTTCGCATTGGGCGGAGTCGGAGAAATCGGGAAAAACATGTATGTCATTCAATATGGAGCTGACATTGTAGTCGTGGATTCGGGACTGAAGTTCCCAGAAGAAGATATGCTCGGTATTGATATTGTTATTCCTGATATCTCTTATTTGACAGAGAACCGTGACAAGGTAAGAGGGATTGTACTTACCCATGGACACGAGGATCACATCGGTGGTCTCCCATATGTCCTGAAGAACTTGAATGTTCCAGTTTACGGAACAAGACTTACATTAGGCCTTGTAGAGAACAAACTGAAGGAAGCAAACCTGCTGGGTGACACCAAACGAATTCTGATCCATGAAGATTCAGAAATTCAACTGGGCAACTCGCTCAAAGCTACTTTCTTCAGAACAAACCACAGTATTCCTGATTCAGTCGGTGTGTGCATTGAAACACCGGAAGGTAACGTAGTTCATACGGGCGATTTCAAATTTGACCACACTCCAGTCAACGGTCAATTTGCAAATCTGCATCGGATGGCTGAAATTGGTCAGAAGGGTGTACTTGCCCTTTTGTCGGATAGTACGAATGCTGAGAAGCCAGGCTTTACGCCTTCTGAGAAGAATGTCGGTATCGTTCTGGAAGATATTTTCCGCAAGGCTGAGCAACGTGTCGTTGTAGCAACTTTTGCTTCTAATGTGCACCGTATTCAGCAAGTGGTCAATGCAGCAGAATCTACAGGTCGTAAGATTACAGTAATTGGCCGTAGTATGGTAAACGTTGTATCCATCGCTTCTGAGCTAGGATATCTGAACGTACCAGACGGTATGCTGATCGAGCCTGAAGAAATGAACAGAATGGCAGCGAACCGTGTCGTTGTTCTTTGCACAGGTAGCCAAGGCGAGCCAATGTCCGCATTGACCCGTATGGCACGTTCCAGTCACCGTAAAGTAGATATCTTGCCAGGTGATACTGTTATTATTGCGGCAACACCTGTACCTGGTAACGAGAAATATGTAGGCCGTACCATTGATGAATTGTTCCGTCTTGGCGCTAACGTAATTTATAGCGGTTCCAATTCCGGCGTTCACGTATCCGGTCACGGTAGCCAGGAAGAGCTTAAGCTTATGCTCAACCTGATGAAACCGAAATATTTCATTCCAATTCACGGTGAATACCGTATGCAGCGCAAACATGCACTTTTGGCAGAATCCGTTGGCGTAGACTCGCAGAATATTTTCATCACTGAAATCGGTGAGATTGTGGAAATTCAAGGTGGTGCCGCTCGTAAAGCTGGTAAAGTAACGGCTGGTAACGTTTTGATTGACGGTCTAGGTGTAGGTGATGTAGGTAATATTGTGTTGCGTGACCGTAAGCTGCTGTCGCAAGATGGTATTTTGGTTGTCGTGGTTACACTAAGCAAGCAGAATGGTGCGATTGTCTCCGGACCTGACATCATTTCCCGTGGTTTCGTATACGTTCGTGAGTCCGAAGGACTGCTCGACGAAGCGAACCGAATTGTTTCCAGTACACTGCAACGCCTGATGAGTGAGAAAGTAAATGAGTGGGCTTCGCTTAAAACAAGCGTGAAAGATTCGCTCGGACGTTTCTTATATGAGCAAACGCGTCGTAGACCGATGATTTTGCCAATTATCATGGAAGTGTAA
- a CDS encoding YlzJ-like family protein → MTLYTVMSMEQVWEGAFNNYATTREVSVQGMLMQVEPMEEGRARIVRLLDCPLQRYLDPSYSPGAIITLT, encoded by the coding sequence ATGACACTTTATACAGTAATGTCGATGGAACAGGTGTGGGAGGGGGCATTTAACAATTACGCTACAACGCGAGAAGTAAGTGTTCAAGGGATGCTCATGCAGGTTGAACCGATGGAGGAAGGACGCGCTCGTATAGTAAGATTACTGGATTGTCCTTTGCAGCGATATTTGGATCCGTCGTACTCTCCTGGAGCGATAATTACGTTAACATAA